In a single window of the Amycolatopsis sp. cg5 genome:
- a CDS encoding ABC transporter ATP-binding protein encodes MTLLDTRTGASVEFRALRREFGEVKALAGLDLSITPGELVALLGPSGCGKTTALRVLAGLEQADSGEVLVDGSDVVGVPANKRDMGMVFQAYSLFPNLTVRDNVAFGLRLRGKSAASRHKRAQELLELVGLDSHGPRYPHQLSGGQQQRVALARALAIEPRVLLLDEPLSALDAQVRNQLRDEIRRLQLRVGITTLFVTHDQEEALSIADRVGVMRAGRLEQCDTPAELYARPATAFVAEFVGTMNHLPGVITGEEVDVAGHRLPLANRGARTEGQQVKVLVRPESVSLDPASDGPVKITDHSFRGAVTRVTATLPDGTTLLADLPSVSASELVPGTSATVGFGSRPVLLATES; translated from the coding sequence ATGACTCTGTTGGACACCCGCACCGGCGCCTCGGTCGAGTTCCGTGCCCTGCGCCGCGAGTTCGGCGAGGTGAAGGCCCTCGCCGGGCTGGATCTTTCGATCACACCCGGCGAGCTGGTCGCGCTGCTCGGCCCGTCCGGTTGCGGCAAGACGACCGCTTTGCGGGTACTTGCCGGCCTGGAGCAGGCCGACTCCGGCGAGGTGCTCGTCGACGGTTCTGATGTGGTGGGTGTGCCGGCGAACAAACGCGACATGGGCATGGTCTTCCAGGCCTACAGTCTCTTCCCGAACTTGACGGTTCGCGACAACGTCGCGTTCGGCCTTCGGCTGCGAGGCAAGTCCGCTGCTTCGCGACACAAGCGGGCGCAGGAACTGCTCGAACTGGTCGGCCTCGACTCTCATGGCCCGCGTTACCCGCATCAGCTTTCCGGCGGCCAGCAACAGAGGGTCGCGCTCGCCCGCGCGTTGGCGATCGAGCCGCGAGTGCTGCTCTTGGACGAGCCGTTGTCCGCGCTCGACGCCCAGGTCCGCAACCAGCTTCGGGACGAGATCCGCAGGCTGCAGCTGCGCGTCGGGATCACCACGCTTTTCGTCACTCACGACCAGGAGGAGGCGTTGTCGATCGCCGACCGGGTCGGGGTCATGCGCGCGGGGCGCCTCGAACAATGCGATACGCCTGCCGAGCTGTACGCGCGGCCCGCGACCGCCTTCGTCGCGGAATTCGTCGGTACCATGAATCACCTGCCAGGGGTGATCACCGGTGAAGAGGTCGACGTCGCCGGACACCGGCTTCCGCTGGCGAACCGTGGCGCGCGTACGGAAGGGCAACAGGTGAAGGTGCTGGTAAGGCCTGAATCCGTGAGTCTCGACCCCGCCTCTGATGGCCCAGTGAAGATCACCGACCACAGCTTCCGCGGTGCGGTGACCCGGGTCACGGCAACTTTGCCGGACGGAACGACGCTGCTCGCGGATCTGCCCAGCGTGTCGGCCTCGGAACTGGTGCCTGGCACGTCTGCGACCGTCGGGTTCGGCTCTCGTCCGGTGCTCCTGGCCACCGAGTCGTAG
- a CDS encoding AAA family ATPase, translated as MAFQPPAGLAEAVNAALALRRPLLITGAPGTGKSTAIESVATELKLGQVLRWQVTSQSTLSDALYRYDALGRIHAHQLGGTDDIAAYLRLGPLGAALLPSNHPRALLIDDIDKGDLDLAGDLAEVLEDGEFEIPELVRFERSAVEIRESDGEARHLITRGRVVCTEFPFIVITSNGERDFSSQFLRRCVRFTMPSFTDPAAVRRVLEAHFGLNVDDAGPLAELIDEFATRVQAGELLAIDQLLAAAHLLTGEHAPQGEDRRVVLDYVLRELTRA; from the coding sequence GTGGCGTTCCAACCGCCCGCGGGCCTTGCCGAAGCGGTCAACGCCGCACTCGCGCTGCGCCGTCCGTTGCTGATCACGGGCGCACCTGGTACCGGCAAATCGACCGCGATCGAGTCGGTCGCGACGGAATTGAAGCTGGGACAGGTTCTGCGGTGGCAGGTCACCTCGCAGAGCACGTTGAGCGATGCGCTCTACCGCTATGACGCACTCGGGCGTATCCACGCGCACCAGCTCGGGGGCACCGACGACATCGCCGCCTATCTGCGGCTCGGCCCTCTCGGTGCCGCTTTGCTGCCGTCGAACCATCCCCGTGCGCTTCTCATCGACGACATCGACAAAGGCGACCTAGACCTTGCTGGCGATCTGGCGGAGGTTCTGGAGGACGGCGAATTCGAGATTCCCGAACTGGTGCGGTTCGAGCGGTCCGCGGTTGAAATCCGTGAGTCGGACGGTGAAGCACGGCACCTGATCACCCGCGGCCGCGTGGTGTGTACGGAATTTCCGTTCATCGTGATCACCAGTAACGGTGAGCGGGACTTCTCGTCACAGTTCCTGCGTCGTTGTGTGCGCTTCACGATGCCGTCGTTCACCGACCCAGCCGCTGTGCGTCGTGTGCTTGAGGCGCACTTCGGCCTGAACGTCGACGACGCGGGACCGCTCGCGGAGCTGATCGACGAGTTCGCGACTCGTGTTCAAGCGGGCGAGCTGCTGGCGATCGATCAGCTGCTGGCCGCCGCTCATTTGCTCACCGGCGAGCACGCGCCGCAGGGGGAGGACAGGCGAGTGGTGCTCGATTACGTGCTGCGTGAGCTCACCCGTGCCTGA
- a CDS encoding alpha/beta fold hydrolase, whose amino-acid sequence MRSTTLAVAVLSMLALTPATEARAAALDWQPCKGTALAGLDCATLTVPMDYRTPFGAQLSIALSRHRATDPLRRRGVLFTNPGGPGGSGLEMPSGYADQPISQVYDIIGMDPRGVGASTRLSCLISSWRPDLPSRPTDADLPVFTAYARETEELCRRGGGDLRQFITTMNTARDLDRARAALGERKINYLGVSYGTWLGAVYGEMFPQRLDRSVLDSALDPIKTWHEQDDDILTTIEANFTRWATWAANRDQTFKLGTTPREVRASVDKIAEAVKTKPIAGFRNIDLFDENVGISTRSRPLWKEFGETMSQALGEISGAKSDTAPRSRTDRAVATAREDIKATRNGVFQTVTCEWNWPSNVEDYYADMRRARDHFPYGDTVSYMAPTNCTFRSFTPEPLPKIGPARYPTGLVLQGDGDTNTPYVNGEVMAETLGSSLVSVAGEGTHGQYANVPDPLMGFPAANPCVDNAVNAYLLDGVLPGSRVTCQSTNPPPSVPFDGPPRSVG is encoded by the coding sequence GTGAGGTCCACGACGCTGGCGGTCGCCGTCCTGAGCATGCTGGCGCTCACGCCTGCCACCGAGGCACGAGCCGCCGCACTCGACTGGCAACCCTGCAAAGGCACCGCCTTGGCGGGCCTCGACTGCGCCACGCTCACCGTGCCGATGGACTACCGGACCCCGTTCGGCGCCCAGCTGTCGATCGCGCTGAGCAGGCACCGGGCCACCGACCCGCTCCGGCGCCGCGGCGTGCTCTTCACCAATCCCGGTGGCCCAGGCGGCTCCGGCCTCGAGATGCCAAGCGGCTACGCGGATCAACCGATCAGCCAGGTCTACGACATCATCGGCATGGACCCGCGCGGTGTCGGAGCCTCAACCCGGCTGTCGTGCCTGATCAGCTCATGGCGTCCGGACCTGCCCAGCAGGCCCACCGACGCGGACCTGCCGGTTTTCACCGCGTACGCGCGGGAAACCGAAGAGCTGTGCCGGCGCGGCGGCGGCGATCTCCGGCAGTTCATCACCACGATGAACACCGCACGCGATCTGGACCGCGCCCGCGCGGCACTGGGCGAACGGAAGATCAACTACCTCGGCGTCTCATACGGCACCTGGCTCGGCGCCGTCTACGGCGAGATGTTCCCGCAGCGGCTGGACCGCAGCGTGCTCGACTCGGCCCTGGACCCGATCAAGACCTGGCACGAGCAAGATGACGACATCCTGACCACCATCGAGGCGAACTTCACCCGATGGGCGACCTGGGCGGCCAACCGCGACCAGACCTTCAAGCTCGGAACGACACCACGCGAAGTCCGCGCCTCCGTCGACAAGATCGCCGAGGCGGTCAAGACGAAACCGATCGCGGGCTTCCGCAACATCGACCTGTTCGACGAGAACGTCGGCATATCCACCCGCTCCCGTCCATTGTGGAAAGAGTTCGGCGAGACCATGAGCCAAGCGCTCGGGGAAATCTCGGGCGCCAAGTCGGACACAGCCCCGCGCAGCCGCACCGATCGCGCGGTCGCAACGGCGCGGGAAGACATCAAAGCGACCCGCAACGGCGTGTTCCAGACGGTGACCTGTGAGTGGAACTGGCCGTCCAACGTGGAGGACTACTACGCGGACATGCGCAGGGCGCGTGACCACTTCCCCTACGGCGACACGGTGTCCTACATGGCGCCGACGAACTGCACCTTCCGCAGCTTCACTCCCGAACCGCTACCCAAGATCGGCCCCGCGCGTTACCCGACAGGCCTCGTGCTGCAGGGCGACGGCGACACGAACACACCTTATGTAAATGGCGAGGTCATGGCGGAGACCCTCGGCAGCTCGCTGGTCAGCGTCGCGGGCGAGGGGACACACGGCCAGTACGCCAACGTGCCGGACCCGCTGATGGGCTTCCCCGCGGCCAACCCGTGCGTCGACAACGCCGTCAACGCCTACCTGCTCGACGGCGTCCTGCCTGGCAGCAGGGTCACCTGCCAGTCGACGAACCCGCCGCCGAGCGTGCCGTTCGACGGTCCGCCCCGAAGCGTCGGGTAA
- a CDS encoding TIGR03767 family metallophosphoesterase — MDTSRRRLVRGIPDPLGYQRLETAPGESPQVREDLAKAGASRAPERLVAFAHLTDLHVMDPQSPTRVEFLERYADPDSPYREVIPLVGTYRPQEIFTPHVVEAMVQAVNELDVEFAISTGDATDACQANELDAYLTLLDGGEVRPNSGDPSRWEGVHSSDPETYDVRYWHPDGTPAGLPDDLPRATYGFPEAPGALRAAAAPFDATGLDVPWFAVHGNHDNMLQGCVPPWPELAEVTIGPRKLVGMPEGNEVELVDGFDKADRPVVARLVDAPAVQVTADPARRHVTRAEWVGAHVACHGHGFRQDHVDSGMAYYAFDMGPLRGLVLDTVNPHGYWQGSFDVTQFEWLEAQLRAEPGKLFVLFSHHPLRTLINDTGPERRILAEEVADLLSKYPNVVLWVNGHTHENTVTAHETFWEVTTASHIDWPQQARRIEILDNHDGTLSIVTTIVDHVGPKAWDGGFSPASLAGLSRELSANYWQNRDDLEREVKGAGTAADRNVELLIKNPLVA; from the coding sequence ATGGACACCTCCCGTCGCCGTCTCGTCCGGGGCATCCCGGACCCGCTCGGTTATCAGCGTCTTGAGACCGCACCTGGCGAGAGCCCGCAGGTCCGGGAGGATCTGGCCAAGGCCGGAGCGTCCCGGGCCCCGGAACGGCTGGTCGCGTTCGCGCACCTGACCGACCTGCACGTGATGGATCCACAGTCGCCCACGAGGGTCGAATTCCTGGAGCGCTATGCGGACCCGGACTCGCCCTACCGGGAGGTGATCCCGCTCGTCGGCACTTATCGCCCGCAGGAGATCTTCACTCCCCATGTGGTCGAAGCCATGGTCCAAGCGGTCAACGAACTCGATGTCGAGTTCGCGATCTCGACCGGTGACGCGACGGACGCCTGTCAGGCCAACGAGCTGGACGCCTACTTGACGTTGCTCGACGGTGGGGAGGTGCGTCCGAACTCGGGTGACCCTTCGCGTTGGGAAGGTGTGCATTCCAGCGACCCCGAGACCTACGACGTTCGCTACTGGCACCCGGACGGAACGCCGGCTGGGCTCCCCGATGACCTGCCGCGGGCGACTTATGGCTTTCCCGAAGCGCCGGGTGCCCTCCGGGCGGCAGCCGCTCCGTTCGACGCCACGGGACTGGACGTGCCGTGGTTCGCGGTACACGGAAACCACGACAACATGCTGCAAGGTTGTGTTCCGCCATGGCCCGAACTGGCTGAGGTGACAATCGGTCCGCGCAAGCTTGTCGGTATGCCTGAAGGCAACGAGGTCGAACTCGTTGACGGTTTCGACAAGGCCGACCGTCCGGTCGTCGCTCGGCTCGTCGACGCGCCCGCCGTCCAGGTCACGGCCGACCCGGCGCGGCGGCACGTGACGCGCGCCGAATGGGTCGGCGCGCACGTGGCCTGCCACGGTCACGGCTTTCGACAGGATCATGTTGACTCCGGGATGGCGTACTACGCCTTCGACATGGGGCCGTTGCGCGGTCTGGTGCTCGACACCGTTAACCCGCACGGCTACTGGCAAGGTTCATTCGACGTCACACAATTCGAGTGGTTGGAAGCGCAGCTACGCGCCGAACCCGGCAAATTGTTCGTGCTGTTCAGCCATCATCCGCTGCGCACACTGATCAACGATACCGGACCCGAGCGCCGGATATTGGCGGAAGAGGTCGCGGACCTGCTTTCCAAGTATCCAAATGTAGTCTTGTGGGTGAACGGCCATACGCACGAGAACACCGTGACGGCGCACGAAACGTTCTGGGAGGTCACCACGGCCTCGCATATCGATTGGCCGCAGCAAGCTCGTCGTATCGAGATCCTGGACAACCACGACGGCACGCTGTCGATCGTCACCACGATCGTTGACCATGTCGGGCCGAAGGCTTGGGACGGTGGGTTTTCGCCGGCTTCGCTCGCTGGGCTTTCCCGTGAGCTGTCCGCGAACTACTGGCAGAACCGTGATGACCTGGAACGTGAGGTCAAGGGTGCTGGTACTGCGGCTGACCGCAACGTCGAGTTGCTCATCAAGAACCCGTTGGTCGCGTAG
- a CDS encoding DUF222 domain-containing protein, with amino-acid sequence MSSVDGIPSQRPAPDGQAASAESLLLNKMTRAELLAKVLSAEAERARMDALKLRCVAVLADSSAGSIRSVVGELAFALSMTKVAAAKLIGVARDVTGRLPGVLGLMDAGKLDYGKAAQVSDALSWLSDDKVGAVDAILVERLIGKDPRGVRRCANKLAAQADPDGLERRAAQKRAARRMILTHRDAGSARLAVEGPAEKCAAAYTRIDRLARKLSLSDKSRTLEQLRADVMMDLCLSGKEGISERAEVFVYIDYLTLAGIRKEPGFLAGHGPIPASTARNIAAGSKSVLRRLITDPATGQPIDLGRTRYRPDKALDEFVRVRDRECRAPGCTRPAQVCQLDHAEDWVAKAGETNQDNLASLCQDDHKLKDEPGWRYALDGDATLTVTTPTGDRYSTKLEPLHEPRYTDEQPPPGCAGQHAA; translated from the coding sequence ATGAGTTCTGTCGACGGGATTCCGAGTCAGAGACCTGCCCCGGATGGGCAGGCGGCAAGTGCTGAATCGTTGCTATTGAACAAGATGACCCGTGCCGAGCTGCTTGCGAAAGTGCTGTCGGCTGAGGCGGAGAGAGCGCGTATGGACGCGCTGAAGTTGCGCTGTGTCGCCGTGCTGGCCGATTCTTCAGCGGGGTCGATTCGGAGTGTGGTCGGTGAGCTGGCTTTCGCGTTGTCGATGACGAAGGTCGCCGCCGCGAAACTGATCGGAGTCGCCCGTGACGTGACCGGGCGACTGCCAGGTGTGCTGGGCTTGATGGACGCCGGAAAGCTGGACTACGGCAAGGCGGCGCAGGTGTCGGACGCTTTGTCATGGCTGTCCGACGACAAGGTCGGCGCCGTGGATGCGATCTTGGTGGAAAGGCTGATCGGCAAAGATCCCCGCGGGGTGCGGCGCTGTGCGAACAAGCTTGCCGCCCAGGCTGATCCTGACGGATTGGAGCGCCGCGCGGCACAGAAGCGCGCTGCTCGCAGGATGATTTTGACCCATCGAGACGCCGGCTCGGCGAGACTGGCGGTGGAGGGGCCTGCTGAGAAGTGCGCGGCCGCGTACACCCGGATCGACCGGCTCGCGCGCAAACTGTCCCTCAGCGACAAATCGCGCACGCTGGAACAGCTCCGGGCGGACGTGATGATGGACCTTTGCCTGTCCGGGAAGGAGGGGATCTCGGAGCGGGCCGAAGTCTTCGTGTACATCGACTATCTGACCCTGGCCGGCATCCGCAAGGAGCCGGGCTTCCTTGCCGGGCACGGCCCTATCCCAGCTTCGACGGCACGTAACATCGCGGCCGGTTCGAAGTCGGTGCTGAGGCGCCTGATCACTGACCCTGCCACTGGTCAGCCCATCGACCTCGGTCGAACCCGCTATCGGCCGGACAAGGCATTGGACGAGTTCGTGAGGGTGCGGGACCGAGAATGTCGAGCTCCTGGCTGTACTCGGCCTGCGCAGGTCTGCCAGCTGGACCATGCCGAGGATTGGGTGGCGAAGGCGGGCGAAACGAATCAGGACAATCTTGCTTCGCTCTGCCAGGACGATCACAAGCTGAAAGACGAGCCAGGGTGGCGCTACGCGCTAGACGGTGACGCGACTTTGACGGTCACCACTCCGACCGGCGATCGCTACTCGACCAAACTCGAACCCTTGCACGAGCCGCGGTATACGGACGAGCAGCCGCCACCGGGCTGTGCAGGGCAGCACGCGGCCTGA
- a CDS encoding SAV_2336 N-terminal domain-related protein — MSSPVPEPVFDAAGIAQALQAFRRPWPGGYRELDLNATVREYGHTAALTPQFRRRAERWFDVTLVVDDSRSMDVWRSVTAEFARVLRSIDAFRSVRTRELSQEVRIDRGGRELVLVFSDCAGDAWRGDSAWQRVRHWAESTPTAVINPLPRGLWRRTGLDLPSVRVTAKAPGSSVLPHRVPALVELAGEQWTPVPTVALTPASLRRWAETLMCGDRDGCDAVLVPPSPLAGDESAFLTSEELLSTFRHTASPLALRLAVLASPFREVSLPLLQLVRRELVPEAADSDVAEVVISGLDRFREGLLERLSTSDAWRLHEVLAGQNLPEALRDILELLGVAEVEPVSVVESVEAPPAPIEVVGRELDLELLWRGFEEASVQVITGPPGVGKTTMARAFAERHRADYDFVGWTTRTNFESTVDANVTPGEDSWLMITEGVPDLHFLPKRHNGHIVVIAEDGFSGRRWPVVKLGPLTTTSGVGLLIVISGDDDLVSAREFVTATGGWPLIIRLAGSYVRYLGTTIAAYSAELLPVLPERVSYARVLSAVFRLTTQQLSGEAAALLVSASVYRGEGVPLQRMLSSVSKPPRPSQFVEVALSAMFGDEQRIRTAAAELLAFGLLTDGYGLEVNSPVREMTLDQVADPISWARSLHELFKMWLLGLPDQKDALSLWQAHLRSMLDLVPEDEEGLFIRGDFAEWMGRDGDVKSAIDLYSALLADAEVMEKVDPTWIRARLKKWQGRLVASESGRYELGSILGAGTMSFVYQAFDKVLNREVALKAPNPERARDPRAVERFLRGARIGSMLNHPAIVATYDIGEMAIDDFQRPYTVLELIDGATLTDVLKSGKPPGVQRSIEIIADLCSALDSVHARGFVHGDVKPSHVMLTTLRAVKLVGFSMAREIGGAPEEIDKAIGASEYRAPEQANRHKLDGRGDIYSAGCLLYELLTGERPAQTGTISAPSTMQPVTRALDAVVLKALAPNPENRYQTAMEFRADLVRVHMGALQAPVQPPSDERGPLDDDKGSRRSWWPFGR, encoded by the coding sequence GTGAGCTCACCCGTGCCTGAACCTGTCTTCGACGCCGCAGGCATTGCCCAGGCCCTACAGGCGTTCCGGCGTCCCTGGCCTGGTGGATACCGGGAACTTGATCTCAACGCGACAGTTCGGGAGTACGGGCACACCGCGGCGTTGACACCGCAGTTCCGGCGTCGGGCGGAGCGATGGTTCGACGTCACGCTGGTCGTCGACGATTCACGGTCGATGGATGTCTGGCGCTCCGTCACGGCGGAATTCGCCCGCGTCTTGCGCTCGATCGACGCGTTCCGGTCAGTGCGAACACGCGAACTCAGTCAAGAGGTGCGCATCGACCGCGGAGGACGAGAACTTGTCCTCGTGTTTTCGGATTGCGCCGGCGATGCGTGGCGTGGCGACAGTGCTTGGCAACGTGTGCGGCATTGGGCCGAGAGCACGCCGACGGCGGTGATCAACCCGCTGCCTCGCGGGCTATGGCGGCGCACAGGGCTGGATCTTCCTTCTGTCCGGGTCACCGCCAAAGCGCCGGGGAGTTCGGTTCTGCCGCATCGGGTTCCGGCGCTGGTCGAGCTGGCAGGCGAACAATGGACGCCGGTCCCGACCGTGGCTCTGACTCCGGCTTCGCTGCGACGATGGGCCGAGACACTCATGTGTGGCGACCGCGACGGCTGCGATGCGGTGCTCGTCCCACCGAGCCCGCTGGCGGGCGACGAGTCAGCGTTCCTGACTTCAGAGGAACTGCTCAGCACCTTCCGGCATACCGCGTCTCCGCTCGCGCTTCGCCTTGCGGTGCTCGCTTCGCCGTTCCGCGAGGTGAGCTTGCCGTTGTTGCAGCTCGTGCGACGCGAGCTGGTGCCGGAGGCCGCCGACAGCGATGTAGCCGAAGTTGTCATCAGCGGGCTCGACCGATTCCGCGAAGGGTTGCTGGAACGGCTCAGCACAAGCGATGCGTGGCGGCTGCACGAAGTCCTGGCGGGCCAGAACCTGCCTGAGGCGCTGCGGGACATTCTCGAGTTGCTCGGAGTCGCCGAGGTCGAACCGGTCAGTGTGGTGGAGTCTGTCGAGGCGCCCCCAGCCCCGATCGAGGTGGTAGGTCGAGAGCTGGACCTGGAGCTGCTCTGGCGTGGCTTCGAAGAGGCATCCGTCCAGGTGATCACCGGGCCGCCGGGTGTCGGCAAGACGACCATGGCTCGCGCGTTCGCCGAACGGCACCGCGCCGACTACGACTTCGTCGGCTGGACGACACGCACGAACTTCGAGAGCACGGTCGACGCGAATGTCACGCCAGGTGAGGACTCCTGGCTGATGATCACCGAAGGCGTTCCCGACCTGCACTTCCTGCCGAAGCGGCACAACGGGCACATTGTGGTGATCGCCGAAGATGGCTTCTCCGGTCGTCGATGGCCGGTCGTGAAGCTTGGGCCGCTGACCACGACGAGCGGCGTCGGACTCCTGATTGTCATCAGTGGCGACGACGATCTCGTTTCCGCACGAGAGTTCGTGACCGCGACAGGCGGGTGGCCGCTCATCATCCGGCTGGCCGGCAGCTATGTCCGATACCTCGGCACGACGATCGCGGCTTACTCGGCCGAGTTGCTGCCGGTGTTGCCAGAGCGAGTGAGCTATGCCCGTGTGCTGAGCGCGGTCTTCCGGCTGACCACGCAGCAGCTTTCCGGGGAAGCAGCGGCCCTGCTGGTCTCGGCGTCGGTTTACCGGGGTGAAGGTGTGCCCCTGCAGCGCATGCTCAGTTCGGTGTCGAAACCGCCGCGTCCAAGCCAGTTCGTCGAGGTGGCGTTGTCCGCCATGTTCGGCGATGAGCAGCGCATCCGCACCGCGGCGGCGGAGTTGCTCGCGTTCGGCCTGCTCACCGATGGCTACGGGCTCGAGGTGAATTCGCCGGTCCGGGAAATGACCCTCGACCAGGTCGCTGATCCGATTTCATGGGCGCGCTCGCTGCACGAGTTGTTCAAGATGTGGCTGCTGGGGCTGCCCGATCAAAAGGACGCGCTTTCGCTGTGGCAGGCGCATTTGCGGTCGATGCTGGACCTCGTGCCGGAGGACGAGGAAGGTCTTTTCATCCGCGGCGATTTCGCGGAATGGATGGGCCGCGACGGGGACGTGAAGTCGGCCATTGACCTCTACTCCGCACTGCTGGCTGACGCCGAAGTCATGGAGAAGGTCGATCCGACCTGGATTCGGGCGCGGTTGAAGAAGTGGCAGGGCAGGCTCGTCGCGTCCGAATCCGGCCGCTATGAGCTGGGCTCCATCCTGGGCGCCGGTACGATGAGCTTCGTCTATCAGGCGTTCGACAAGGTGCTGAACCGCGAGGTGGCACTGAAAGCGCCGAATCCTGAGCGGGCGCGGGATCCCCGCGCGGTGGAACGATTTCTGCGTGGCGCCCGGATCGGTTCGATGCTCAACCATCCGGCCATCGTCGCGACCTACGACATCGGCGAGATGGCCATCGACGACTTCCAGCGGCCGTACACCGTGCTGGAGCTGATCGACGGCGCGACGCTCACCGATGTGCTCAAGAGCGGTAAGCCGCCAGGTGTGCAGCGATCCATCGAGATCATCGCCGACCTGTGCAGTGCGCTGGACTCGGTGCACGCCAGAGGTTTCGTGCATGGCGACGTCAAACCATCACACGTCATGCTGACTACGCTTCGTGCGGTCAAGCTGGTCGGCTTCAGCATGGCGAGGGAGATCGGCGGAGCGCCGGAGGAGATCGACAAGGCCATCGGCGCGTCCGAGTACCGAGCGCCTGAGCAGGCGAACCGGCACAAGCTCGATGGCCGAGGCGACATCTATTCCGCGGGATGCCTGCTGTATGAGTTGCTGACCGGCGAGCGGCCGGCGCAGACGGGGACGATCAGCGCGCCGTCGACCATGCAGCCGGTGACGCGTGCTTTGGACGCCGTCGTGCTCAAAGCGCTGGCACCCAATCCGGAGAACCGCTACCAGACCGCGATGGAGTTCCGGGCAGACCTCGTCCGGGTGCACATGGGAGCCCTTCAGGCGCCGGTTCAGCCGCCGTCGGACGAACGAGGGCCACTGGACGACGACAAGGGGAGCCGGCGGTCCTGGTGGCCGTTCGGGCGCTGA